In Kineococcus mangrovi, the following are encoded in one genomic region:
- a CDS encoding GNAT family N-acetyltransferase — translation MPTLLTRAMTGEEARTVAAWSYPAPFDLYDVDPDDTALFTDRDDAGHGYYPALDQHGAVVAFCVLGPEARVRGQHPHEHGLDVGLGVRPDLVSRGLASELLPQVATLARDLFGPVQLRTAVATFNERSLALCRKAGFVAVRDFTGPAGRTFRELVRPLDR, via the coding sequence GTGCCGACGTTGCTGACGCGCGCCATGACCGGTGAGGAAGCCCGCACCGTCGCCGCGTGGAGCTACCCAGCTCCCTTCGACCTCTACGACGTCGACCCCGACGACACCGCCCTGTTCACCGACCGCGACGACGCCGGTCACGGCTACTACCCCGCCTTGGACCAGCACGGGGCGGTCGTCGCCTTCTGCGTCCTGGGCCCCGAGGCACGCGTGCGCGGCCAGCACCCCCACGAGCACGGCCTCGACGTCGGCCTGGGCGTGCGCCCGGACCTGGTCAGCCGCGGTCTGGCCTCCGAGCTGCTGCCGCAGGTCGCCACCCTGGCTCGCGACCTCTTCGGGCCCGTCCAGCTGCGCACCGCCGTGGCCACCTTCAACGAACGCTCCCTGGCCCTGTGCCGCAAGGCCGGCTTCGTCGCCGTGCGTGACTTCACCGGCCCCGCCGGCCGGACCTTCCGCGAACTCGTCCGCCCCCTGGACCGGTGA